The Pseudoalteromonas translucida KMM 520 genome has a window encoding:
- the pelG gene encoding exopolysaccharide Pel transporter PelG, producing MAGIGFEIRKILKKNTLLSVFEAYGYAGLIGSGPWLLSIIALMLIGILSLGIVLPKVLIIQFLTLVTYMMAASLILTGGLQLLLTRFIADLLFTKDDGQILPNLLGAQLVTTIAALLVGLAVWPLLPLPVVTKLIILGAFVGLCNQWLGAIFLSGMKEYRLILVTMLSGYSFMVLLAYLLRDWQLDGLFFAFFAGEALLFFSFLFMIIRRYPGDKLISFDFLNNKKVYYSLFFCGLFYNIGVWADKIIFWYSPSTSIEIIGTLRASPIYDLPIFLAYLSIIPGMAVFLVRMETDFVEEYDRFYTAIREGASLNEIYLLKDNMIQTAQGGLYDIFKIQGITVACLLLWGEQILTFIGIDPNYKTLLFIDVVGVGVQVIFLSILNILFYLDKRFTVLVLAAIFLVVNVVFTYLSVALGPQFYGYGFAFATVISSVVGLFWLSKQFEDLEYETFMLQ from the coding sequence ATGGCCGGAATAGGTTTTGAGATACGTAAGATTCTCAAAAAAAACACCCTGCTTTCAGTATTTGAAGCTTACGGTTACGCTGGATTAATTGGCTCAGGCCCTTGGTTACTATCAATTATTGCTTTAATGCTTATTGGTATTTTAAGCTTGGGCATTGTGCTACCAAAAGTACTGATCATTCAATTTTTAACCTTAGTTACCTACATGATGGCCGCCTCGCTTATTTTAACCGGCGGCTTACAGCTATTATTAACGCGTTTTATTGCCGACCTGCTTTTTACTAAAGATGATGGTCAAATACTGCCTAACCTACTTGGCGCGCAATTAGTTACCACCATAGCTGCGTTACTCGTTGGCCTTGCTGTGTGGCCATTATTACCACTGCCAGTGGTGACTAAATTAATTATTTTAGGTGCATTTGTTGGCTTATGTAATCAATGGCTTGGGGCTATATTTTTATCGGGTATGAAAGAGTATCGGCTTATTTTAGTTACCATGCTTAGTGGTTATTCTTTTATGGTATTACTGGCATATTTACTAAGAGATTGGCAATTAGACGGGTTGTTTTTTGCTTTTTTTGCTGGCGAAGCGCTGTTATTTTTTAGCTTTTTATTTATGATTATTCGCCGCTATCCTGGTGATAAGTTAATTAGCTTTGATTTTTTAAATAATAAAAAAGTGTATTACAGCCTGTTCTTTTGTGGCTTGTTTTACAATATAGGTGTTTGGGCTGATAAAATTATTTTTTGGTACTCTCCTAGTACTTCAATTGAAATTATTGGCACTCTCAGGGCAAGTCCTATTTACGACTTACCCATATTTTTAGCCTACTTGTCTATTATTCCTGGTATGGCCGTGTTTTTAGTAAGAATGGAAACTGACTTTGTTGAGGAGTACGACCGTTTTTACACTGCAATACGCGAAGGTGCCTCTTTAAATGAAATTTATCTATTAAAAGATAATATGATACAAACTGCCCAAGGTGGTTTATACGATATATTTAAAATTCAGGGTATTACCGTAGCTTGCTTATTACTTTGGGGTGAGCAAATACTCACTTTTATAGGTATAGATCCTAACTACAAAACCTTATTATTTATCGATGTAGTGGGTGTGGGTGTACAGGTTATCTTTTTATCAATACTCAATATTTTATTTTATTTAGATAAACGTTTTACTGTGCTGGTACTCGCAGCAATATTTTTAGTCGTAAATGTTGTTTTTACCTATTTGTCGGTAGCACTTGGGCCGCAGTTTTATGGCTATGGCTTTGCATTTGCAACTGTTATTAGCTCAGTTGTGGGTTTGTTTTGGTTATCTAAACAGTTTGAAGATTTAGAATACGAAACCTTTATGCTGCAATAA
- the pelF gene encoding GT4 family glycosyltransferase PelF, producing MAEKNADILLLLEGTYPYVRGGVSSWVHQIIEGLPHYNFELVFLGGAPEHYGEIQYQLPNNVTKLHVHYLIENNTTEIKAKHGTKYKQELFDFWQQLQSYFRDCNDPIPTELLKFAFETLGKKDGINAADFLYSESSWQVLSKYYLSYCDESSFIDFFWSYRNLYQPLFKIAEIARGLPKVKLIHSISTGYAGILGSGASVISDTPFLLTEHGIYTKERKIDLIQASWIKDSEQSLGKNLNTEMGFIRRMWINFFEQIGRTTYQQATKIISLYDGNKQRQIKDGAEPAKTLVVPNGIKTVRFKKALLQRPEKTPMVVGLIGRVVPIKDIKTFIRAIKEAQSIIPTLEGWIIGPFEEDPKYYQECQLLVDSLDLIDNVKFLGMQNIAEILPKLGVVALTSISEAQPLVLLEAMAAGVPVLATDVGSCREIIEGATAQDKTFGKAGEVVAIASPSETAQQIINILQNEQRWREYQKSGLERVQKFYDESHMFARYDKLYKDTMAWPE from the coding sequence ATGGCTGAAAAAAATGCTGACATATTACTACTTTTAGAAGGCACCTACCCATATGTCCGCGGTGGCGTATCAAGTTGGGTGCACCAAATAATTGAAGGCTTACCACATTATAATTTTGAGTTGGTATTTTTGGGCGGCGCACCTGAGCACTACGGCGAAATTCAATACCAGCTACCTAATAATGTCACTAAATTACATGTTCATTATTTAATTGAAAATAACACCACTGAAATAAAAGCGAAGCATGGCACTAAATATAAGCAGGAGCTGTTTGATTTTTGGCAACAGCTGCAAAGCTACTTTCGTGACTGTAACGATCCAATACCCACTGAGTTATTAAAATTTGCTTTTGAAACACTCGGCAAAAAAGATGGCATTAATGCTGCCGATTTTTTATATAGTGAGTCATCTTGGCAAGTGCTTTCAAAATACTATTTAAGTTATTGTGATGAATCGTCATTTATCGACTTTTTTTGGTCATACCGTAATTTATATCAGCCGTTATTTAAAATAGCAGAAATAGCTAGAGGCTTGCCTAAAGTAAAACTAATTCATTCTATATCAACAGGCTACGCGGGTATTTTAGGCTCTGGAGCCAGTGTGATAAGTGACACGCCTTTTTTACTTACCGAGCATGGTATATACACTAAAGAGCGTAAAATTGATTTAATTCAAGCAAGTTGGATCAAAGATTCGGAGCAGAGCTTAGGTAAAAATTTAAATACCGAAATGGGCTTTATTCGGCGTATGTGGATCAACTTTTTTGAGCAAATTGGCCGTACAACGTACCAACAAGCAACTAAAATTATTTCTTTGTACGATGGTAATAAGCAACGCCAAATTAAAGATGGCGCAGAGCCGGCAAAAACCCTTGTGGTACCTAATGGCATTAAAACAGTACGTTTTAAAAAAGCTCTGTTACAACGCCCAGAAAAAACGCCAATGGTAGTAGGGTTAATTGGCCGTGTTGTGCCTATTAAGGATATAAAAACCTTTATACGCGCAATTAAAGAAGCACAATCTATTATACCCACCCTAGAGGGCTGGATAATTGGCCCTTTTGAGGAAGATCCTAAATATTATCAAGAATGCCAGTTATTGGTCGACAGCTTAGACTTAATCGACAATGTGAAATTTTTAGGCATGCAAAACATTGCTGAAATACTGCCTAAATTAGGCGTTGTCGCACTCACCTCAATATCTGAGGCGCAGCCTTTAGTATTACTAGAAGCAATGGCAGCTGGCGTGCCTGTATTAGCCACTGATGTAGGTTCTTGCCGCGAAATAATCGAAGGCGCAACCGCACAAGACAAAACCTTTGGCAAAGCTGGCGAAGTAGTAGCAATAGCCTCCCCTAGTGAAACTGCTCAGCAAATAATAAATATATTACAAAACGAGCAAAGGTGGCGCGAATATCAAAAAAGTGGCCTTGAACGGGTACAAAAATTTTATGATGAGAGCCATATGTTTGCTCGTTACGATAAACTTTATAAGGATACAATGGCATGGCCGGAATAG
- a CDS encoding PelD GGDEF domain-containing protein: MKTHFFRPREVPELQIWAEVFIFTALALGLPVLFNTADPFWTQGGFSWPVLGPLLVALRYGFSKGFISILSLLIGQLLLVETDILTPQSGFNINAILGYVIVIMITGEFRDVWDRTNQRQTIQLEYVTERLEVFTRQYHLISSSHDRLEQVLAGHTLSLRESLQEVRESIGQLEERCLDSAAQSILNLFVEYGTLEKAGIYKVENNIIVDPPLAAIGEMNTVSMSDPLVSAMFAENELVSVKDVKASLGISKYHIAIPMTDISDTIYGVVLVEKVQFFALKNTTLTLLAVMAGHIGDLLRHEITNPVMQASEAPSFVKQVKRANKEAKRYKIPSHLLKITATNINTESRQLMKYLSEARRGLDIYLYNNEKQTLLLLMPLADELEKTGFIARLNSWSKERTGKNLNDLGIVIEQQIALPINNDDLKRLVEFHD, translated from the coding sequence GTGAAAACACATTTCTTTCGCCCAAGAGAGGTTCCTGAGCTACAGATATGGGCTGAGGTATTTATATTTACCGCGCTGGCTTTAGGGCTACCCGTGCTGTTTAACACAGCGGATCCCTTTTGGACGCAAGGTGGGTTTTCGTGGCCGGTTTTAGGCCCTCTGCTAGTTGCATTACGTTACGGCTTTTCAAAAGGCTTTATTAGCATACTAAGTTTGCTTATTGGCCAACTGCTGCTTGTAGAAACAGATATTTTAACGCCCCAAAGTGGCTTTAATATTAACGCTATTTTAGGTTATGTTATTGTCATTATGATCACTGGCGAGTTTAGAGATGTATGGGATCGCACCAATCAAAGACAAACTATTCAATTAGAATATGTAACCGAACGATTAGAGGTATTTACCCGTCAATATCATCTTATTAGCTCCTCGCATGATCGCCTTGAGCAAGTGCTTGCTGGCCATACACTTAGTTTAAGAGAATCACTGCAAGAAGTAAGAGAGTCGATTGGGCAGCTAGAAGAAAGGTGTTTAGATAGCGCCGCACAAAGTATTTTAAATCTATTTGTTGAATACGGAACATTAGAAAAAGCGGGCATATACAAGGTTGAAAACAACATCATTGTAGATCCGCCACTCGCTGCAATTGGTGAAATGAATACTGTATCTATGTCAGATCCGCTTGTCAGTGCTATGTTTGCAGAAAACGAATTAGTATCGGTAAAAGACGTAAAAGCTTCTTTAGGTATAAGCAAGTACCATATTGCTATTCCAATGACAGATATTAGCGACACTATTTATGGTGTTGTATTAGTCGAAAAAGTGCAATTTTTTGCTCTTAAAAACACCACGCTTACTTTACTTGCAGTTATGGCTGGACACATTGGTGACTTACTCCGTCACGAAATAACTAACCCGGTAATGCAAGCCAGTGAAGCGCCCTCCTTTGTTAAACAAGTAAAACGTGCAAATAAAGAAGCTAAACGTTATAAAATCCCGTCTCATTTATTAAAAATAACGGCTACAAATATTAATACTGAATCGCGTCAACTTATGAAATATTTAAGCGAAGCTCGCCGTGGTTTAGATATTTATTTGTATAACAACGAAAAGCAAACATTACTGCTACTTATGCCTTTGGCTGACGAACTTGAAAAAACAGGATTCATTGCTCGTTTAAATAGCTGGAGCAAAGAACGTACGGGTAAAAATCTGAATGATTTAGGCATAGTGATCGAGCAACAAATAGCATTGCCTATTAATAACGACGATTTAAAAAGATTGGTCGAATTTCATGATTAA